One bacterium genomic region harbors:
- a CDS encoding FkbM family methyltransferase: MSIIRKIKLLPNAFLGYDRSNPSRNGEYKFLHSYIKDNMTIIDAGAHDGTYAEYIFNLVPSVTIHCFEPTASAYKELTARLTKEIKAGKLIANNTGLNTETGEAELFIYNELDQRNSLHLNPAHEYDSSLLHREKIMLTTLDDYIEKNNISNVDFLKIDVEGHEAKVIEGASNALKKKIIRCIQFEYNNNWAAAGFSLGNVFNLLVKLGYKFYRLTFWGRLPINRFKNDLENFKHTNYIAILEN; this comes from the coding sequence ATGAGTATAATTCGAAAAATAAAACTCTTACCGAATGCATTTCTAGGATATGACCGCTCCAACCCTTCAAGGAATGGTGAGTATAAGTTCCTGCATTCCTACATTAAAGATAATATGACGATAATTGATGCAGGTGCACATGATGGGACATACGCAGAATATATTTTTAATTTAGTTCCTTCGGTTACTATTCATTGTTTTGAACCAACTGCAAGCGCCTACAAAGAATTGACTGCAAGACTCACAAAAGAAATTAAAGCAGGAAAACTAATTGCAAATAATACAGGCTTAAACACTGAAACCGGCGAGGCAGAGCTGTTTATTTACAATGAGCTTGACCAGAGAAACTCCCTGCATCTGAATCCTGCTCACGAATATGACTCTTCCCTTCTGCACAGGGAAAAAATAATGCTGACAACACTCGATGATTACATTGAAAAGAATAATATCAGCAATGTCGATTTCCTGAAGATCGATGTTGAAGGACACGAAGCAAAAGTAATTGAAGGCGCTTCAAATGCATTGAAGAAGAAAATTATAAGGTGCATACAATTTGAATACAACAACAACTGGGCTGCGGCTGGTTTTTCTTTAGGCAATGTTTTTAACTTATTGGTAAAATTAGGTTATAAGTTTTACAGGCTGACATTCTGGGGAAGATTACCTATTAATAGATTTAAGAATGATTTAGAAAATTTTAAGCACACTAATTACATTGCAATACTTGAAAATTAA
- a CDS encoding glycosyltransferase family 2 protein produces MVISICIPHYNRAEYLLKVLDSIMEQTYTNIEVIISDDCSKDDSETKIPEYIKKVTESGTPIKFKYIRQIKNLGYDANLRASLEAGSGDYLFILGNDDGLNGLDAIQKLSDHIKQFDYPEVTFCNSMEYGVENSTHLRTNVTGVFGKGPETAIQLFRCFSFVAGIAYKKDAFKKYNTSKHDGSVYFQMYLSTKIISDGGTVAGIKDPLVTAAVKIGEQKANSYMDVLKERNKTIHEERGGLDRVFRVTLDGVKEHIQPDEINYFIRKIYSQLYFYTYPFWLYAYRKEGVYKASVNLALGCRPTSLVKNNLSFFNFFHSWIIFLIITIAGLIIPVSFVDNFKSFFKKLSKRTTYKIADAKQ; encoded by the coding sequence CCGTGCTGAATATCTGCTGAAGGTCCTTGACTCGATAATGGAGCAGACGTATACGAATATTGAAGTTATTATATCGGATGACTGCTCAAAAGATGATTCTGAAACAAAAATTCCTGAATACATTAAAAAAGTAACAGAGTCAGGAACTCCTATAAAATTTAAGTACATAAGACAGATTAAGAACTTAGGTTACGATGCAAACCTTCGAGCAAGTCTTGAAGCCGGTTCAGGCGATTATTTATTTATTCTCGGTAACGATGATGGATTGAACGGCCTTGATGCAATTCAAAAACTTTCAGATCATATTAAGCAATTTGACTACCCTGAAGTTACATTCTGCAATTCGATGGAGTACGGAGTTGAGAACAGCACACATTTAAGAACAAATGTAACAGGAGTTTTTGGAAAAGGACCGGAAACTGCGATACAATTATTCAGGTGCTTCAGCTTTGTAGCCGGTATTGCATATAAAAAGGATGCATTCAAAAAATATAACACAAGCAAGCACGATGGTTCGGTCTATTTCCAGATGTATCTTTCAACAAAGATAATATCAGACGGAGGAACAGTAGCCGGGATTAAAGATCCGCTCGTTACAGCTGCAGTTAAAATTGGTGAGCAAAAAGCAAACTCATATATGGATGTACTTAAAGAGAGAAACAAAACCATTCACGAGGAAAGAGGCGGGCTGGACAGAGTATTCAGAGTTACACTCGATGGTGTAAAAGAACATATTCAGCCAGATGAAATAAATTATTTCATCAGGAAAATTTATTCACAACTGTATTTTTATACTTACCCGTTCTGGCTGTATGCGTACAGGAAAGAAGGTGTTTATAAAGCATCGGTTAATTTAGCATTGGGATGCCGACCAACATCACTGGTAAAAAACAATCTGTCGTTCTTTAATTTCTTTCATAGCTGGATTATATTTTTAATAATAACGATTGCAGGATTAATAATTCCTGTTTCATTTGTGGATAATTTCAAAAGCTTCTTTAAAAAGCTTTCCAAACGCACTACTTATAAAATTGCAGATGCAAAGCAATGA